The genomic region CATTTCATCCCAAGCCGATACCACTTCCGGACTCTCTACAAAAGTTCTCACGTTAACTCCCAAAATTAACTCTTCTGCACCGGCCATTTCTTCATCTATCATCACATCCGGTCCTTTGCCGATTGCCGCAGCAACATCCCAATCGAACAAGACGACAGTCGCTCCAAAGAATAATTCCACTCCATTGGCTGCCCCGATTACAGGGCTATCCAGCTCAGAGAACAAACGCGGCCGCAGTCTTCAACAGATCGTGGCAAACTCACCCAACCTTGCTCAGCTTGTCTCACCCCCTGTTATAACAGCTGCCGCACCTCCGTCCTCTCCCCCAGTTACCCCACCGTCAACCCCGGCGCCGGTGCCCCCGGCCATCGGTGTGAGCCCCCTGAGCCTGGCGTTTACCGCGCAACAGGGCAGCAGCAATCCCGCGAGCCAAACCGTCACGATCAGCAATACCGGCGGTGGGACGCTCACCTGGTCGGCTAGTGACAGCACCGCCTGGTTGGCGCTCAGCCCCGCCTCGGGCAGCGGCAATGGCGCCCTGACCCTGACCGCCAGCACCGGCAGCCTCACCACGGGGAGCTACAGCGGCAGCGTCACCGTCAGTGCCACCGGCGCTACCCCCGTCACCATTCCCGTGAGCTTCACCGTCACCCCGGCGCCGGTGCCCCCAGCCATCGGTGTGAGCCCCCTGAGTCTGGCGTTTACCGCGCAACAGGGCAGCAGCAATCCCGCGAGCCAAACCGTCACGATCAGCAATACCGGCGGTGGGACGCTCACCTGGTCGGCCAGTGACAGCGCCGCCTGGTTGGCGCTCAGCCCCGCCTCGGGCAGCGGCAATGGCGCCCTGACCCTGACCGCCAGCACCGGCAGCCTCACCACGGGGAGCTACAGCGGCAGCGTCACCGTCAGTGCCACCGGCGCTACCCCCGTCACCATTCCCGTGAGCTTCACCGTCACCCCGGCGCCGGTGCCCCCAGCCATCGGTGTGAGCCCCCTGAGTCTGGCGTTTACCGCGCAACAGGGCAGCAGCAATCCCGCGAGCCAAACCGTCACGATCAGCAACAAGGGTGGAGGTTCACTAAGCTGGAGCGTCAGTCATGACGCCACGTGGTTATCGCACACTCCGAACACAGGCACTGAAACTGGCACGGTGACCATAGGCGTAAATACCGGAACCCTGACAGCTGGCACCTATAGTGGCCAGGTTACACTCTGGCCCACAGGCGGTTCGTCTGTCACTGTCCCCATATCGTTCACCGTCACAGCCCCGCCTTCCCAACCTACGATCAGTTTCAGTCCTTCAAATTTAGGATTTAGTGGAACGGTCGGAAGTTCAAATCCAGCGTCCAAGACTATCGTAGTAACGAACAGCGGAACCGGCACGCTGACATGGACTGCTACAGATAATGCCAACTGGCTAACAGTGTCACAATCTGGGAGTTCGTTAATAGCCGCTGTGAATACATCAGGCCTTGCAGCCGGAGACTACAGCGGGATGATCACGATCACTGCATCCGGCGCGACCAATACACCACGCACTGTGCCGGTCACACTTACGCTCACAGCCCCACCATCAACGACCGGGTCGGCCACCCTGAGTTGGCAGCCCAATACTGAATCGGATCTGGCCGGATACAAGATCTATCGGGCGACTTCCTCGGGTGGATATGGCTCACCGATCGCGACACTTCAAGGAAATACTACGCAATACGTATCAAGTGGCCTGCAACAAGGAACGACCTATTTCTTTGTTGTGACCGCGTACGACAGAGATGGCAACGAAAGTGCTTTTTCAGCCGAAGTTAGCAAAAGCATCTATTAGTTTACATGTACTTAACATGTGATAGCGGCAACCGAACGTATCGCAGAATAACTCGCACGGCCTGTCAACCGTAAGAATTCAGTTGATTGGTCCACTGCGCTATGAGAAAAGAAGCGCCGCATGAATGTTTCTGGATATCGGTACATATAACTCAAAACTCGAACAGATAAAAATTATGTGGAATCATGTACAGAGATACAGATTACACAGATCCCATCAACACCCAATAAATCGCACACTATTTCTGCAACTATTTGTTTTGTAGTATTAATCTCCACTGCCAGCTGGCATAATTCGACGGGAAATACTGGGCATCACTCTTGCTGAAGTCCGGCTCCTGGTCAGCGGAATCAAATTTTGTGGTGTCCGGAATACGTTGCGCGCATGAACTCGAGAGTTCAGATGAAATGCACTAGAGATCTGGCGCTGTGACTGTAAATAAGGGGTAGGCTATGCGTATGGGGGGCAGGAGACTCGGGTTTGTATTCAATGTGGGTTTCTTGGCGGGATGGTTGCTGTTCTGTGCTGGTCAGGCCCAAGCAGCGGTCTTTTTTGACGACAGTTTTGAGGGAGCAACTCCAGAAGCCTCAGGCTGGGGTTATGCTCAAGGCTGGTGCTACTACAATGCCCCAAGAGCCAATCCCTGTCCGGAGATCGACCTTTCCACCGATGTCGCCTATGCCGGATCGAAATCGCTCAAAGGAACATACAAAGCCGAATGGAGCGATCCAAATCCACAAACGCACGACCAGGCGATTTCCCGGAAATTCACGCCTACAACCGACCTCTATGTCCGCTATTACTATCGAACCAGTAAGTTCACCTATACGGCTGCGTCTGGAACCAAACATCTTTATTATAAGAACTCACCCAATACGTCACCCACCTTTGTATCCATAAATTGGTTCGGTTCACGAGAATTAGGGTTTGCAGCACAAGTCATCGCCGAGATATGTCCGACTAGTGGAAGCGGACCCTATAGTTCCTGCAATTATTATCCTAACGTCGCGAGCGTTCCATTAAATGACAATGTATGGTACTGCATTGAAGAACATATCAAGATGAACACACCAGGCGTGGATGACGGTGCCCTCGAGATATGGGTGAATGGGGTGAGGACCCTGGGATATTACAGCGAGCGTTTTCGCGGATCCCAAGTGAGCGGCCCAAGCGGTAATTCTTCCAACACCTATATTGATATTCTCCAGATCTACAAACAAAATGGGGACGGGCTGATGTATTACGATCAATTTGCCGTGGGAAATACGCGAATTGGGTGCACCGCCGGATCCAGTCCCCAAGACAGCACACCACCTGCTAGCCCTACAGGTCTTATCCTGAGATAATCGACAGCCTTTCAAGCCACATCTGTTATCCCCATGCTAAAGCTACAGGCCTAACGTTCTTCATGCTGACGTTGGATCCATTTCGAGACAACTCTTAACCAGGGCAGACCGCTTTGACGGTCTGAATGACCTAACGTTGGGTGACGAACTCATTCAGGGCAGGTGCCCGAGTTAGCTATGTGGACGGTTGTAATTATGATCCAGCCGCCACGCTTCGATGATGGCCTGCTGTAAGCTCCCCGTCACCTGAGACACGCCGAGAGGAGAACTTTCTGGCAGAATAGCCACCTTAGCCAGGAGGTTCCCATGCGGCAGTCGAAGTTCACCGACACCCAAATCGTCTCCATTCTGAAAGAGGCCGATGCCGGTCGCCCGGTCAATGAGATCTGGCGGCAGTACGGCATCAGTTCCGCCACCTACTACAAGTGGAAAGCCAAGTACGGCGGGCTCGAGGCCTCCGACGTGAAGCGGTTGAAGGAATTGGAGCACGAGAACAACCGGCTGAAGCGGATGTATGCCGATCTCTCCCTTGAGCATGCGGCACTGAAGGATGTCATCGCAAAAAAGCTCTAAGGCCTGCTGAACGACGGGAGCTGGTCACCCATCTCGTGACGGTGACGGGCTTACCAATTCAGCGGGCCTGTCGCGCGATGGGCTTGGGCCGGGCCACGTACTATCGGCCGGTTGTGGACTGGGCCCGGCGGGATGCGCCCGTCATCGCGGCCCTCACGACCCTCGTCGCGGCCAAGAGTCGCTGGGGCTTCTGGAAGTGTTATGCCCGGCTGCGACTCGATGGGCAACCCTGGAATCACAAACGGCTCTGGCGCGTGTATTGCCAGCTCCGGCTGAACCTGCCGCGGCGGACCAAGAAGCGGCTCCCGATGCGGCTGCGCCAACCGCTCGTCGTCCTCCCACAGCCCAATGCCGTGTGGGCGGTGGATTTCATGAGCGACACGCTCTACGGCGGCCGCCGGTTTCGCACCGTGAACGTGTTGGATGAAGGGGTGCGGGAAGCCTTGGCGATCGAGATTGATACGTCGCTCCCGGCCGAACGTGTGATCCGGGTGTTGGAGCAAGTCGTCGCCTGGCGCGGACGGCCGCAGGCCCTGCGGCTCGACAATGGCCCCGAACTGATTGCCGACCGCTTTCTGACGTGGTGCGCGGAGCGAGGGATCGAGTTGCGCTATATCCCGCCCGGGAAACCGGATCAGAATGCGTTCATCGAACGGTTCAATCGCACCTAGCGGACGGAAGTCCTGAATGCCTATGTGTTCGAATCGCTGGAGCAGGTGCGCGAGATCAGTGCCAAGTGGTTACAGAGTTACAACGAGGAGCGGCCCCACGACGCGTTGGCGGGCCTGCCGCCGGCCATCTATCGGGCTCAACTTGAACGCGGAAGTTCTCCCTTGACCGTGTCTCGTTGACCGGGGAGCTTACAGTCTCATCCTGGGCTTCGCTCTTCCGATACCATGCCGCCCGACTGAATTCTGCTAACAGACAGGCCCGCAGGCCACTGACCTGAAACGTGTCGTGAATCCATGCGGCCAGCTCTCGACGGCGTGCACGCCTGAGACTTTTTTTGCAGGGCCGCCGACACCATATGCTTGTCCAGCGAGAGAGCCACCACGAGCCGTTTTAACCGGCTGTTCTCTTCTTCTACTGGCGAAGTCGGCGCAACTCACTCACCCCCCAGGTGAGCATGCTTCTTCTTCCACGCATAGAAGGTTTGTTCCGTGACGCCCAACTGCCGGCAGACATCCCCAATGGGGGGTGCCGGATTCGGCTTGCCGGATGGTATAGACGATATGCTCCTCGGAGAATCTCGACCGCTTCATCGATCCACTCCTTTCGTAGAGGACCGCCGAAGTCGTCATTCTACTCTCGTTTCAAGCTGCCATCGTTTTCGCCGGGGGGAGTCGTCACTCCTTTGACGACCAGAGGAGTTTACAGGGCGAGATAGTAGAATGGTGCTCGGTTATTGAGTGAGAGCGACAGTTCAGCTATGGTCTATCGGCACAGCATGCAATTGGACTATATTCGACAGTGTGATCTAGTGGAGAATGCCCTCATCGTCATAGCGTGCCGAGTGGACTACCCGTCACGCCCCATAGCTGACTCTGGGACTTAGTCCCGAGTGAATTTAGCAGCCTACATCAGGGCAACCAGACAGCTGAGGAAGCACTTGCTCAGGTTTTGCGTTGCTCGGAGTAGAACCATCGTCAGGCAATCAACATTCTTCAACCGCGCGAATGAGAATCTAATGAGTCGCGTGAGACGTTCAAATGACTAAGGGAGGAAGAAACATGGGTTCTGGATCAAGTGGATTGTTTACAGAAAATAACTTAAGGGAAACAATTCTGGCCGGCATTCGTCCTAAGGGCAAGAACGACTCCTTTTGGGATTCCCAGGCTCTGAGAGTCCACTTCAGTGATAAAGATTTATGGCGGATGTCTCTTTCAGCGCAATTGATTCCAAAGGCCCGTTCCGCAAGCGATCACTTAGTCGATATTGGAGGAACCGTATTCTGGATCCCTTTGTACTTGGACTTGGGCTATCGACATATCACAATACTAGGACGTGAGGGTCACGGTTTCTTCCCTGAATATGATTTGATTAGAAAGGAAAAATTCAAATTAGAAATGGCTGTAGCAGATGCAGATCTTGATCCATACCCTATCAAGTCGGGAAGTGTGCAATGTGTCATCTGCTTTGAATTATTGGAGCATTTCGCTGGTGATCCGATGCATTTCTTTGAAGAAGCCAACAGAATCCTTGAAACCAATGGGATCTTTTGCCTATCTACTCCCAATGTTCTCTGGCATCAGAACCTTGTGAACCTCTTTCTTGGAGGCCATCCTTTTGGGTGGTCATTGTTTACGAACTCTTACGCCGACCGCCACAATCGAGAATACACTGCGTTGGAGCTTCCCGTGTTGCTCGAAGCAGGTGGCTTCGCTACAGAATCTTTAAGGACTGTGACTTACGAGCCGAGAAATTGGCGCCGTGAAGTCTTGGGTTATCTCCTCAGCTTTCCGGGAGCATTGGCGCGGCGAGTAAGCTTTGCTCTTCGTGGAGAAACAAGCATAGCACGTG from Nitrospira japonica harbors:
- a CDS encoding BACON domain-containing protein codes for the protein MSPLSLAFTAQQGSSNPASQTVTISNTGGGTLTWSASDSTAWLALSPASGSGNGALTLTASTGSLTTGSYSGSVTVSATGATPVTIPVSFTVTPAPVPPAIGVSPLSLAFTAQQGSSNPASQTVTISNTGGGTLTWSASDSAAWLALSPASGSGNGALTLTASTGSLTTGSYSGSVTVSATGATPVTIPVSFTVTPAPVPPAIGVSPLSLAFTAQQGSSNPASQTVTISNKGGGSLSWSVSHDATWLSHTPNTGTETGTVTIGVNTGTLTAGTYSGQVTLWPTGGSSVTVPISFTVTAPPSQPTISFSPSNLGFSGTVGSSNPASKTIVVTNSGTGTLTWTATDNANWLTVSQSGSSLIAAVNTSGLAAGDYSGMITITASGATNTPRTVPVTLTLTAPPSTTGSATLSWQPNTESDLAGYKIYRATSSGGYGSPIATLQGNTTQYVSSGLQQGTTYFFVVTAYDRDGNESAFSAEVSKSIY
- a CDS encoding transposase, with protein sequence MSSIPSGKPNPAPPIGDVCRQLGVTEQTFYAWKKKHAHLGGE
- a CDS encoding methyltransferase domain-containing protein; the encoded protein is MGSGSSGLFTENNLRETILAGIRPKGKNDSFWDSQALRVHFSDKDLWRMSLSAQLIPKARSASDHLVDIGGTVFWIPLYLDLGYRHITILGREGHGFFPEYDLIRKEKFKLEMAVADADLDPYPIKSGSVQCVICFELLEHFAGDPMHFFEEANRILETNGIFCLSTPNVLWHQNLVNLFLGGHPFGWSLFTNSYADRHNREYTALELPVLLEAGGFATESLRTVTYEPRNWRREVLGYLLSFPGALARRVSFALRGETSIARAHKIGGVKDRYPEWLYILYGQPGVTFKIKK